A stretch of Telopea speciosissima isolate NSW1024214 ecotype Mountain lineage chromosome 11, Tspe_v1, whole genome shotgun sequence DNA encodes these proteins:
- the LOC122644882 gene encoding uncharacterized protein LOC122644882 — protein sequence MKSVSQADVIRFLKRKIIYCFNFGLPETLTYYNGSVFSRGEVSQFLQEYGMTVTVLTPYYAQGNDLAEASNKVIKANLFKVIDDNPRSWVEMLSEVPWAFKTSKRTATWTTPYVLTFGHDAILPMEVIVKSLRVARQCEMTPNQYKDSMMAELDDLDEERLLALDWVKAQKVKVAKAYNKMVRPKVFAESDLVLKAVLPIGHKDPKFGKWSPTREGPFVVHQVLKGGVYREVVPSVAKTIEWQVFKKVPPNNVGGDKMIQGRKPAIK from the coding sequence ATGAAGTCAGTCAGCCAGGCTGACGTGATAAGGTTTTTGAAGCGCAAGATAATATACTGCTTCAACTTCGGCCTGCCTGAGACCCTCACTTACTATAATGGGTCAGTTTTCTCTAGGGGGGAAGTGTCTCAGTTTCTACAGGAGTATGGCATGACCGTTACCGTCTTGACGCCTTACTATGCACAAGGTAATGATCTGGCCGAGGCAAGTAACAAAGTTATCAAGGCAAATTTGTTTAAGGTCATCGATGACAACCCAAGGTCTTGGGTGGAGATGCTATCAGAAGTTCCTTGGGCTTTCAAGACCTCAAAGAGGACAGCGACATGGACAACCCCCTATGTGCTAACCTTCGGTCATGATGCCATTTTACCTATGGAAGTGATCGTAAAGTCCCTACGGGTGGCAAGGCAATGCGAGATGACCCCCAACCAATATAAAGACTCTATGATGGCTGAACTTGATGATTTGGACGAAGAGCGTTTGTTGGCCCTCGACTGGGTTAAGGCTCAAAAGGTCAAAGTGGCTAAGGCCTATAACAAAATGGTTAGGCCTAAGGTGTTTGCTGAGTCAGATTTGGTTTTGAAAGCTGTGTTACCAATTGGGCACAAGGATCCCAAATTTGGGAAGTGGTCGCCTACCCGGGAGGGACCGTTTGTTGTGCATCAGGTCTTGAAGGGTGGGGTGTATCGTGAGGTGGTGCCAAGTGTAGCTAAGACCATTGAGTGGCAAGTATTTAAAAAAGTACCACCCAACAATGTGGGAGGTGACAAAATGATCCAAGGCCGAAAGCCGGCCataaaatga